In Holophagales bacterium, one DNA window encodes the following:
- a CDS encoding SDR family oxidoreductase, whose protein sequence is MTGRGALVTGASAGIGLAAARALAHRGARVVIASRGGAKLAAAQRALADEGFAVAAIAADLRQGEEIERLVEEAESRLGRIDILIANNGGPVAKPAVELVEEDWLAAIPAVLLFVPRLVRLVLPGMRARHWGRIVAVNSVSARQPIPNLALSNTLRPAVLGYLKTLSQEVGGEGVTVNAVLPGYTATERQTELAAATAARTGRHPDEVRAGWTANVPLGRLAEPQEIGEAIAFLASPAASYLTGQALAVDGGYIRGLP, encoded by the coding sequence CTGACCGGACGCGGCGCGCTGGTGACCGGCGCTTCGGCCGGCATCGGATTGGCCGCCGCCCGCGCTTTGGCGCACCGCGGCGCCCGGGTGGTGATCGCTTCGCGCGGCGGCGCCAAGCTCGCCGCCGCGCAGCGCGCCCTCGCCGACGAAGGATTCGCCGTCGCCGCGATCGCCGCGGATCTGCGCCAGGGCGAGGAGATCGAGCGACTCGTCGAAGAGGCGGAGAGCCGCCTCGGTCGGATCGATATCCTGATCGCCAACAACGGCGGCCCGGTCGCCAAGCCGGCGGTGGAGCTCGTCGAAGAAGACTGGCTCGCCGCCATCCCGGCCGTGCTCCTCTTCGTGCCGCGCCTGGTGCGGCTCGTCCTGCCGGGGATGCGGGCGCGCCACTGGGGGCGCATCGTCGCCGTCAACTCGGTTTCGGCACGCCAGCCGATCCCCAACCTCGCCCTTTCCAACACGCTCCGCCCCGCCGTGCTCGGCTACCTCAAGACGCTGTCGCAGGAGGTCGGTGGCGAGGGTGTGACGGTCAACGCGGTGCTGCCCGGCTACACCGCCACCGAGCGCCAGACCGAGCTCGCCGCCGCGACCGCCGCCCGCACCGGCCGCCATCCGGACGAGGTGCGGGCGGGCTGGACGGCCAACGTCCCGCTCGGGCGTCTGGCCGAGCCGCAGGAGATCGGCGAGGCGATCGCCTTCCTCGCCTCGCCCGCGGCCTCCTATCTGACCGGGCAGGCGCTAGCCGTCGACGGCGGCTACATCCGCGGCCTGCCGTAG
- a CDS encoding M48 family metalloprotease: protein MRPSVRSPWLRLTALAVLAAFALACASTNLPPISATGSAFTPLADEVALWESSREEEAKLLEKVRLYDDPALERYLAGIVDELQPPGMAANREVRTTIHVVADPTLNAFAYPHGSLYIHTGLLARLDNEAQLATVLGHEMTHVDGRHMLRHQRAAQNREIGFTIASIAASVIIAEKVGDLYWDGHWGEAAAVEILANVIASLGLELAFIAAVNGYGRELEREADAGGLTRLRLAGYDTAQAPKLYEALLDDHGEPPAKVEAFFFGSHPNLKDRIARTEEALRAQGPVAPGSRGLGDQREFALRMRTVARDDARLNLELGRLELAESELARARRELPGDAETQFLVGMLARTRAATAKDAAGRDAHLDDAATAFTQALGLDPGHAEAHRELGQLAYDRGDRRSACSHFAAALRSDRDLPGADRIEDLLDELDAAGDCR, encoded by the coding sequence ATGCGCCCTTCCGTCCGTTCACCCTGGCTCCGGCTCACCGCCCTCGCGGTGCTTGCCGCGTTCGCGCTCGCCTGCGCTTCGACCAACCTGCCGCCGATCTCGGCGACGGGCAGCGCCTTCACGCCGCTTGCCGACGAGGTCGCGCTCTGGGAGAGCTCGCGCGAGGAGGAGGCGAAGCTGCTCGAGAAGGTCCGGCTCTACGACGACCCGGCGCTCGAGCGCTACCTCGCCGGAATCGTCGACGAGCTCCAGCCGCCGGGCATGGCGGCCAACCGCGAAGTGCGCACCACGATCCACGTCGTCGCCGACCCGACCCTCAACGCTTTCGCCTACCCGCACGGCTCGCTCTACATCCACACCGGGCTGCTCGCCCGGCTCGACAACGAAGCGCAGCTCGCCACCGTCCTCGGCCACGAGATGACGCACGTCGACGGCCGCCACATGCTGCGCCACCAGCGGGCGGCGCAGAACCGCGAGATCGGCTTCACCATCGCCTCGATCGCCGCCTCGGTGATCATCGCCGAGAAGGTCGGCGACCTCTACTGGGACGGGCACTGGGGCGAAGCCGCAGCCGTCGAGATCCTCGCCAACGTGATCGCCAGTCTCGGTCTCGAGCTCGCCTTCATCGCCGCGGTCAACGGCTACGGGCGCGAGCTCGAGCGCGAGGCCGACGCCGGCGGGCTCACCCGACTCCGTCTCGCCGGCTACGACACCGCGCAGGCACCGAAGCTCTACGAAGCGCTGCTCGACGACCACGGCGAGCCGCCGGCCAAGGTCGAGGCGTTCTTCTTCGGCAGCCACCCCAACCTCAAGGATCGCATCGCCCGCACCGAAGAGGCGCTGCGCGCCCAGGGCCCGGTCGCGCCGGGCTCGCGGGGGCTCGGCGACCAGCGCGAGTTCGCCCTGCGGATGCGCACCGTGGCCCGCGACGACGCGCGGCTCAACCTCGAGCTCGGCCGGCTCGAGCTGGCGGAGAGCGAGTTGGCACGCGCCCGCCGCGAGCTGCCCGGCGACGCCGAGACCCAGTTTCTCGTCGGCATGCTGGCGCGCACGCGCGCCGCGACCGCCAAGGACGCCGCGGGGCGCGACGCGCACCTCGACGACGCGGCGACGGCGTTCACCCAGGCCCTCGGGCTCGATCCGGGACACGCCGAGGCGCACCGCGAGCTCGGCCAGCTCGCCTACGACCGCGGCGACCGGCGCTCCGCCTGCAGCCACTTCGCCGCCGCGCTGCGCAGCGACCGGGATCTGCCCGGGGCCGACCGGATCGAAGACCTGCTCGACGAGCTCGACGCCGCCGGCGACTGCCGCTGA
- the xseA gene encoding exodeoxyribonuclease VII large subunit, whose translation MAFGSLEPTYTVSQLGGEIRDLLAEAMPSVWVAGELQRLKSHANGHLYFELIEKGDADQIVGRLDGVLWRGDLAKVRALLGRTGQQLAEGLAIRCRVELSFYPPGGRLQLVVREVDPVFTLGQLARRRRETLAALEAAGLVELNRGRRLAELPLTLALVTSEGSAAYHDFLATLRESGFGFQVTFVHAAVQGKEAERDVAAALALAGTLPVDCVVLVRGGGARTDLAAFDSRAVAEAVARCPVPVVTGLGHEIDQSIADLVAHTAAKTPTKAGELLVERLRGAEAAFVRLRDGLIREAGEPIARARRQVERAGRGFALASPRLGRIADRLAALERAVGRAGAARLREAGGRVAHAGARLGRESARRIERSRGASETLGRRIADRAAARLALAAARLAGHGRLLTELGPERVLARGFSLTRRADGTVLRDAATARPGERLITTLAHGKITSLVEDA comes from the coding sequence GTGGCATTCGGCTCGCTCGAGCCCACCTACACGGTCTCCCAGCTCGGCGGCGAGATCCGCGACCTGCTCGCCGAGGCGATGCCGTCGGTGTGGGTCGCCGGCGAGCTGCAGCGCCTGAAGTCGCACGCCAACGGACACCTCTATTTCGAGCTGATCGAGAAGGGGGACGCCGACCAGATCGTCGGCCGGCTCGACGGCGTGCTCTGGCGGGGCGATCTCGCCAAGGTGCGAGCGCTGCTCGGGCGCACCGGCCAGCAGCTCGCCGAAGGGCTGGCGATTCGCTGCCGGGTCGAGCTGTCGTTCTACCCGCCGGGCGGCCGGTTGCAGCTGGTCGTCCGCGAGGTCGACCCGGTTTTCACGCTCGGCCAGCTCGCCCGGCGCCGCCGCGAGACCCTGGCGGCGCTCGAGGCTGCCGGGCTCGTGGAGCTCAACCGGGGGCGCCGTCTCGCCGAGCTGCCGCTTACCCTGGCGCTCGTCACCTCCGAGGGGAGCGCGGCCTACCACGACTTTCTCGCCACGCTTCGCGAGAGCGGGTTCGGCTTCCAGGTCACGTTCGTGCACGCGGCGGTCCAGGGCAAGGAGGCGGAACGCGACGTCGCGGCGGCGCTCGCGCTCGCCGGCACGCTGCCGGTCGACTGTGTGGTCCTGGTGCGCGGCGGCGGAGCGCGGACCGACCTCGCGGCGTTCGACAGCCGCGCGGTCGCCGAGGCGGTGGCCCGCTGTCCGGTGCCGGTCGTCACCGGGCTCGGGCACGAGATCGACCAGTCGATCGCCGACCTCGTCGCTCACACCGCGGCGAAGACGCCGACCAAGGCCGGAGAGCTGCTGGTCGAGCGACTGCGCGGTGCCGAAGCGGCCTTCGTCCGACTGCGCGACGGTCTGATCCGCGAGGCCGGCGAACCGATCGCGCGGGCGCGGCGGCAGGTCGAGCGCGCCGGGCGGGGATTCGCCCTCGCCTCGCCGCGGCTCGGACGGATCGCCGATCGCTTGGCGGCGCTCGAGCGTGCGGTCGGGCGCGCCGGTGCGGCGCGACTGCGGGAGGCCGGCGGCCGTGTCGCCCATGCCGGAGCGCGGCTGGGTCGCGAATCGGCGCGGCGAATCGAGCGGTCACGCGGCGCGAGCGAGACCCTGGGGCGGCGGATCGCCGATCGTGCCGCCGCACGCCTGGCACTCGCCGCCGCGCGGCTCGCTGGCCACGGCCGGTTGCTCACCGAGCTCGGTCCTGAGCGTGTGCTCGCCCGGGGGTTCAGCCTCACCCGGCGGGCCGATGGAACGGTGTTGCGCGACGCGGCGACGGCGCGGCCCGGCGAGCGGCTGATCACGACCCTGGCGCACGGCAAGATCACCAGCCTGGTGGAGGACGCATGA
- a CDS encoding MASE1 domain-containing protein, which produces MAPARIKSDPATLRLAVTAAERGGGSVWSGRGAALVKRLLFVLALFVAAALREGDGAAVDQAIIWFPTGVGVAGLWLLGLRECGIIVACTAVQRLHLGYDLGVAASAGVGSAAEALLGAALLRGFDFDGALSRLRDFGVLLLAAIAAPTASIAASWLGRLLIWRHPDMAFYSGWGGWWRMNALGVLAIVPPAVAWLEQRSDPLSRRQKLFAALAAAAGAVGTLWMIERLPVNVTGVLLLVSTLAFSLLAGVRFGPRGAATTGAVVAIVIALSTIAGKGPFLAVARVERHTALQVFELLLVTVPLVVGVLVAERETARLKVAESEATYRALVESLPDVVMRFDHRGRFLFANENLRTMISGEPSHLLGKPPGELGAPEPQARLLAQAVTAVLESGAAFEGEVTTEGDGGIDCHNWRVVAEHDERGEVRSVVAVGRDLTARRRAEEEIRSLNEDLEARVVVRTAELTEANRELEAFSYSVSHELRAPLRAIDGYAAVLVEDDGAALDDEARRHFSALRWNAQRMGQLIDDLLAYSQAGRASLERSTVAMREEAEKAFARTVPDLQARARIAFSIGDLPAVSGDAPMLRKVFEILLSNAVKFSSGQAQPTIAVEGVLEGGEAVYRVRDNGVGFDMRYAGKLFGVFHRLHGAHEFEGTGVGLALARRIVLRHGGRVGCEGELGRGATFSFALPSLAPTRR; this is translated from the coding sequence TTGGCGCCGGCGAGAATAAAATCGGATCCGGCGACGCTGCGACTTGCCGTTACCGCGGCGGAGAGGGGGGGCGGATCCGTGTGGTCAGGCCGAGGAGCGGCTCTCGTCAAGCGGCTTCTGTTCGTGCTCGCGCTGTTCGTCGCCGCAGCGCTCCGCGAGGGAGACGGCGCCGCGGTCGATCAGGCGATCATCTGGTTTCCCACCGGCGTCGGCGTCGCCGGACTCTGGCTGCTCGGTCTCCGCGAGTGCGGGATCATCGTCGCCTGCACGGCGGTTCAACGCCTGCATCTCGGCTACGACCTCGGCGTGGCCGCCTCGGCCGGGGTCGGCAGCGCCGCCGAGGCTCTTCTCGGGGCCGCCCTCCTCCGCGGCTTCGACTTCGACGGCGCGCTCTCGCGGCTGCGCGATTTCGGCGTGCTCCTCCTGGCGGCGATCGCCGCCCCGACGGCCAGCATCGCCGCGTCGTGGCTCGGCCGCCTGCTGATCTGGCGCCATCCGGACATGGCCTTCTATTCCGGCTGGGGAGGCTGGTGGCGGATGAACGCCCTCGGCGTCCTCGCCATCGTCCCTCCGGCGGTGGCCTGGCTCGAACAGCGCTCCGACCCGCTCTCCCGGCGCCAGAAGCTCTTCGCCGCGCTCGCCGCCGCCGCCGGCGCGGTCGGCACGCTGTGGATGATCGAACGGCTGCCGGTCAACGTCACGGGCGTCCTGTTGCTCGTCAGCACCCTGGCTTTCTCGCTGCTTGCCGGCGTCCGCTTCGGGCCGCGCGGAGCGGCGACGACGGGCGCGGTCGTCGCGATCGTGATCGCCTTGTCGACGATCGCGGGCAAGGGGCCCTTCCTCGCCGTCGCGCGGGTCGAACGCCATACCGCCCTGCAGGTCTTCGAGCTGCTCCTCGTCACCGTACCGCTCGTCGTCGGCGTTCTCGTCGCCGAACGCGAGACCGCCCGCCTCAAGGTGGCGGAGAGCGAAGCGACCTACCGCGCGCTCGTCGAGAGCCTCCCGGACGTCGTCATGCGCTTCGACCACCGCGGGCGGTTCCTCTTCGCCAACGAGAACCTCCGCACGATGATCTCCGGCGAGCCGTCGCACCTGCTCGGCAAGCCGCCCGGCGAGCTCGGCGCGCCCGAGCCGCAGGCGCGTCTGCTCGCGCAGGCCGTCACCGCGGTTCTCGAATCCGGAGCGGCCTTCGAGGGCGAGGTGACGACCGAGGGCGACGGCGGCATCGACTGCCACAATTGGCGGGTCGTGGCCGAGCACGACGAGCGCGGCGAGGTCCGCTCGGTCGTCGCCGTGGGGCGCGACCTGACCGCCCGCCGCCGCGCCGAAGAGGAGATCCGCAGCCTCAACGAGGATCTCGAAGCGCGCGTCGTCGTCCGCACCGCCGAGCTCACCGAGGCCAACCGCGAGCTCGAGGCGTTCTCCTATTCGGTGTCCCACGAGCTGCGCGCCCCGTTGCGCGCCATCGACGGCTATGCGGCGGTGCTGGTCGAGGACGACGGCGCGGCGCTCGACGACGAGGCGAGGAGGCACTTCTCCGCCCTGCGCTGGAACGCCCAGCGGATGGGCCAGCTCATCGACGATCTGCTCGCCTACTCCCAGGCCGGCCGCGCCAGTCTCGAGCGGTCGACCGTCGCCATGCGGGAGGAGGCCGAGAAGGCGTTTGCGCGAACCGTCCCGGATCTGCAGGCGCGCGCCCGGATCGCCTTCTCGATCGGCGACCTGCCGGCCGTGTCCGGCGACGCGCCGATGCTCCGCAAGGTCTTCGAGATCCTGCTTTCCAACGCCGTGAAGTTCTCGTCGGGGCAAGCGCAACCGACGATCGCCGTCGAAGGCGTGCTCGAAGGAGGCGAGGCGGTCTACCGCGTGCGCGACAACGGGGTCGGCTTCGACATGCGCTATGCCGGCAAGCTCTTCGGCGTCTTCCACCGTCTGCACGGCGCGCACGAGTTCGAGGGAACCGGCGTCGGATTGGCGCTCGCCCGGCGCATCGTCCTGCGCCACGGCGGACGCGTCGGGTGCGAGGGAGAGCTCGGCCGGGGCGCGACGTTCAGCTTCGCCCTGCCGTCGCTCGCGCCCACGCGGCGATGA
- a CDS encoding hemolysin III family protein yields MRPARGKLVEVGGVPQFSVGEEIAHGVSHGVGIVLSIAGLVILVACAALRGNVWHVATSAVFGTTLILLYVASTLYHSVPILRAKRVLRVLDHSAIYLLIAGTYTPLTLVTLRGPWGWTLFAIVWSSAVAGVIFKSVALGRARIFSVVLYVLMGWCVVIAIKPLLAALAPGGVMLLFGGGLAYTLGLIFYGWQSMRYHHFLWHLFVMLGSVLHYFAVLFYVIPRP; encoded by the coding sequence GTGCGCCCGGCGCGCGGCAAGCTCGTCGAAGTCGGCGGCGTGCCGCAGTTCAGCGTCGGCGAGGAGATCGCTCACGGCGTAAGCCACGGCGTCGGCATCGTCCTCTCCATCGCCGGGCTGGTGATCCTCGTCGCGTGCGCGGCGCTGCGCGGCAACGTCTGGCACGTCGCCACCTCGGCGGTGTTCGGCACCACGCTGATCCTGCTCTACGTCGCCTCGACGCTCTACCACTCGGTGCCGATCCTGCGCGCCAAGCGGGTGCTGCGCGTGCTCGACCACTCGGCGATCTACCTGCTGATCGCCGGCACCTACACGCCACTGACGCTGGTCACGTTGCGCGGGCCCTGGGGCTGGACGCTCTTCGCCATCGTGTGGTCGTCGGCGGTGGCGGGGGTCATCTTCAAGAGCGTGGCGCTCGGCCGCGCTCGCATCTTCTCGGTGGTGCTCTACGTGCTGATGGGCTGGTGCGTGGTCATCGCCATCAAACCGCTGCTCGCCGCGCTGGCACCCGGCGGCGTGATGCTCCTTTTCGGCGGCGGCCTCGCCTACACCCTGGGCCTCATCTTCTACGGCTGGCAGAGCATGCGCTACCACCACTTCCTCTGGCATCTCTTCGTGATGCTCGGAAGCGTGCTCCACTACTTCGCCGTGCTCTTCTACGTCATCCCGCGCCCCTGA
- the xseB gene encoding exodeoxyribonuclease VII small subunit has translation MSPKTPDSPPATPEPGFAAAMRELEAILARIEREEVDVDQLALELERAAALVEVCRGKIRRAEVEVTQILQRLEELPAGPGAEPSAG, from the coding sequence ATGAGCCCGAAGACCCCCGACAGCCCGCCCGCCACCCCCGAGCCCGGCTTCGCCGCCGCGATGCGCGAGCTCGAGGCGATCCTCGCCCGCATCGAACGGGAAGAAGTCGACGTGGACCAGCTCGCCCTCGAGCTCGAGCGTGCCGCGGCGCTCGTCGAGGTCTGTCGCGGCAAGATCCGCCGCGCCGAGGTCGAAGTGACGCAGATCCTGCAGCGTCTCGAAGAGCTGCCGGCCGGTCCGGGCGCCGAGCCGAGCGCCGGCTAG
- a CDS encoding DUF2269 family protein, with amino-acid sequence MSRSVNWFVLAHVLAALWLAGGAFAGAFVRAQTRRATTLAEKVFGLRLGWRLLTVCSIPGSLVAGAIGLHLVTARGFGWKEGWVHASVGLWALATAAMLLATAPRLKRTLAAAERSLQQGAPTPELTALAAARWPGIVADLGALAVVLLTVLMVLKPF; translated from the coding sequence ATGTCCCGATCGGTCAACTGGTTCGTCCTTGCCCACGTGCTCGCCGCCCTCTGGCTGGCCGGCGGAGCGTTTGCCGGCGCCTTCGTGCGAGCCCAGACGCGGCGCGCCACGACGCTCGCCGAGAAGGTTTTCGGGCTGCGGCTCGGCTGGCGACTGCTGACCGTCTGCTCGATCCCCGGCTCGCTCGTCGCCGGAGCGATCGGCCTTCATCTCGTCACGGCACGGGGGTTCGGTTGGAAGGAGGGCTGGGTGCACGCCTCGGTCGGCCTCTGGGCGCTCGCCACCGCGGCGATGCTGCTCGCCACCGCGCCACGCTTGAAGCGCACCCTCGCCGCCGCCGAGCGCTCGCTGCAGCAGGGTGCGCCGACGCCGGAGCTCACCGCGCTCGCCGCGGCTCGATGGCCGGGGATCGTCGCCGATCTCGGCGCGCTCGCCGTGGTCCTGCTGACCGTCCTGATGGTCTTGAAGCCCTTCTGA
- a CDS encoding metal-dependent hydrolase, which yields MSSEDRPKFTWLGHATVRCDLPDGRVVLVDPWVGGNPACPEAARQFERIDAVLITHAHFDHMGDAVELCRRFSPVVVANFEICAWLGKHGVENCSGMNLGGSQEVLGLRVTMVRADHSSGFVEDGVPVYGGLACGYVVRMAGGFTFYLAGDTALFSDMELIGELYRPELGFLPIGDHFTMDPAQAARACRYLGLRRVVPVHWGTFPLLRGRPVHLREALASFGATCEVVELAPGGAF from the coding sequence ATGAGCTCCGAGGACCGCCCGAAGTTCACCTGGCTCGGTCACGCGACCGTGCGCTGCGACCTGCCCGACGGTCGGGTCGTGCTCGTCGATCCGTGGGTCGGCGGCAATCCCGCCTGCCCCGAAGCCGCCCGGCAGTTCGAGCGGATCGACGCGGTGCTGATCACCCACGCGCACTTCGATCACATGGGTGACGCGGTCGAGCTCTGCCGGCGCTTCTCGCCGGTGGTGGTGGCGAACTTCGAGATCTGCGCCTGGCTCGGCAAGCACGGCGTCGAGAACTGCTCGGGGATGAACCTCGGCGGCAGCCAGGAGGTGCTCGGGCTCCGCGTCACGATGGTGCGCGCCGATCATTCGAGCGGCTTCGTCGAAGACGGCGTCCCGGTGTACGGTGGCCTCGCCTGCGGGTACGTCGTGCGCATGGCCGGGGGCTTCACGTTCTACCTCGCCGGCGACACGGCGCTCTTCTCCGACATGGAGCTGATCGGCGAGCTCTACCGGCCCGAGCTCGGCTTCCTGCCGATCGGCGACCACTTCACCATGGACCCGGCCCAGGCGGCGCGGGCGTGCCGCTACCTCGGGCTGCGGCGCGTCGTGCCGGTGCACTGGGGGACCTTCCCCCTGCTGCGCGGCCGGCCGGTCCACCTGCGCGAGGCGCTGGCCAGCTTCGGCGCGACCTGCGAAGTGGTCGAGCTCGCGCCCGGGGGGGCGTTCTGA
- a CDS encoding tRNA-(ms[2]io[6]A)-hydroxylase, with amino-acid sequence MSRASASPSSERPPRVDFAAVTAELPLLCWTPRRWGELAAANLPTFLADHAVCEQQVALFALSLVGQYPEDALLVDKMSALAAEEVRHLRRVAQILRRRGLQPAGRRKNAWAQALRERIGAHGRGRLKVDRLIVGALIEARSCERFTRLLEVLDDPEVEWLLHDLGPAEKRHWQLFYKLALRELPEDELAPYFRGWLEHERDLARGLGRAPTVHG; translated from the coding sequence ATGAGCCGAGCCTCCGCCTCCCCGTCGTCCGAACGTCCACCGCGGGTCGACTTCGCCGCCGTCACCGCCGAGTTGCCGCTGCTCTGCTGGACGCCGCGCCGCTGGGGCGAGCTCGCCGCGGCGAACCTGCCGACCTTCCTCGCGGACCACGCGGTCTGCGAGCAGCAGGTCGCCCTCTTCGCCCTTTCGCTCGTCGGCCAGTACCCCGAAGACGCTCTGCTGGTCGACAAGATGAGCGCGCTCGCCGCCGAAGAGGTGCGCCACCTGCGCCGCGTCGCGCAGATCCTCCGGCGGCGCGGCCTGCAACCCGCCGGGCGCCGGAAGAACGCCTGGGCGCAGGCGCTGCGCGAGCGCATCGGCGCACACGGCCGGGGGCGCCTGAAGGTCGACCGACTGATCGTCGGCGCCCTCATCGAAGCGCGCAGCTGCGAGCGCTTCACGCGGCTGCTCGAGGTGCTCGACGACCCGGAGGTCGAGTGGCTGCTGCACGACCTCGGACCGGCCGAGAAGCGCCATTGGCAGCTCTTCTACAAGCTCGCTCTGCGCGAGCTTCCCGAGGACGAGCTCGCACCCTACTTCCGCGGCTGGCTCGAGCACGAGCGCGATCTCGCCCGCGGGCTCGGCCGGGCGCCGACCGTGCACGGCTGA
- a CDS encoding 3-hydroxyacyl-CoA dehydrogenase — MSVEVHTIAVLGSGTMGRGIAHVAALGGFATRLYDVAETAITSARAAIGRDLRKGVTLGKVAADDAVSALARLSCTTELATAVEGAELVIEAAPESLALKIELFTAVARHAPADALFASNTSALSITEIGAATGRPDRFAGMHFFNPAHVMRLVELVRGLETAESTLASLAAVSRSMGKEVVTVRDVPGFATSRINALIGNEAFRMLEAGVASAEDLDTAVKLGLNHPMGPFEMVDLVGLDVRLSILEHLHATLGEAFRPTHLHRQFVQAGRLGRKSGRGVHRYDAEGRRIP, encoded by the coding sequence ATGAGCGTCGAGGTGCACACGATCGCCGTTCTCGGCTCCGGCACGATGGGGCGCGGCATCGCCCACGTCGCCGCGCTCGGAGGCTTCGCCACGCGGCTCTACGACGTTGCCGAGACCGCCATCACCAGCGCCCGCGCGGCGATCGGACGTGATCTCCGCAAGGGGGTCACACTCGGCAAGGTCGCCGCCGACGACGCCGTCTCCGCACTGGCCCGCCTGAGCTGCACGACCGAGCTGGCGACGGCCGTGGAAGGGGCCGAGCTGGTGATCGAAGCGGCCCCGGAGTCGCTCGCGCTGAAGATCGAGCTCTTCACCGCCGTCGCCCGCCACGCCCCCGCCGACGCGCTCTTCGCCTCCAACACCTCGGCACTCTCGATCACCGAGATCGGTGCCGCCACCGGGCGACCGGATCGCTTCGCCGGCATGCACTTCTTCAACCCGGCACACGTCATGCGCCTCGTCGAGCTCGTCCGCGGGCTCGAGACCGCGGAGTCGACCCTGGCCTCGCTCGCCGCGGTTTCGCGCTCCATGGGCAAGGAGGTGGTCACGGTGCGGGACGTCCCCGGCTTCGCGACCTCGCGGATCAACGCGCTGATCGGCAACGAGGCATTCCGCATGCTCGAAGCGGGCGTCGCGTCGGCCGAGGACCTCGACACGGCAGTCAAGCTGGGGCTCAATCACCCGATGGGACCGTTCGAGATGGTCGACCTGGTGGGGCTCGACGTCCGGCTGTCGATCCTCGAGCATCTCCACGCCACGCTCGGCGAGGCGTTCCGCCCGACGCATCTGCATCGGCAGTTCGTCCAGGCCGGCCGACTCGGCCGCAAGAGCGGTCGCGGGGTGCACCGCTACGACGCCGAAGGGAGGAGGATCCCGTGA
- a CDS encoding zinc-binding dehydrogenase: protein MRGFQIESHGGPEALLWRELPDPQPGPGEVLVRVRACGLNRLDLWVRDGVPGHRFPLPLVPGSDVTGVVAGRGPGVDDLEIGSRVMLAPAVSCGHCRRCVAGQDHLCRRYAILGEHRDGGYAELVAVPRRNVLPLPARLSFVEGAALPLVFLTAWHMLTARAGLQRHEDVLIHAAGSGVSSAAIQIARELGAQRIIATAGSEEKLARARELGATHTVNYRTDDFVRAVKEATEGKGVEVAVDHIGGETFEKTLKALTWAGRVVLCGATAAPSAELNLRLVFFKSLSVLGSTMGSLAELHTLLPYFARGTFRAVVDCTFPLAEAADAQEVLARREAFGKVVLTVGETG, encoded by the coding sequence ATGCGCGGATTCCAGATCGAAAGCCACGGCGGGCCCGAAGCCCTTCTCTGGCGCGAGCTCCCCGATCCGCAGCCCGGACCCGGCGAGGTGCTCGTGCGGGTGCGCGCCTGCGGCCTGAATCGACTCGACCTGTGGGTGCGCGACGGCGTGCCCGGACATCGCTTTCCGCTGCCGCTCGTTCCCGGCAGCGACGTCACCGGAGTCGTCGCGGGGCGCGGCCCGGGCGTCGACGACCTCGAGATCGGCAGCCGCGTGATGCTGGCGCCGGCCGTCTCCTGCGGACACTGTCGCCGTTGCGTCGCCGGCCAGGACCATCTCTGCCGGCGCTACGCGATCCTCGGCGAGCACCGCGACGGCGGCTACGCCGAGCTCGTCGCCGTGCCGCGACGCAACGTGCTGCCGCTCCCGGCCCGTCTGTCGTTCGTCGAAGGCGCCGCGCTGCCGCTCGTCTTCCTCACCGCCTGGCACATGCTCACCGCGCGCGCCGGCCTGCAGCGCCACGAGGACGTGCTCATCCACGCCGCCGGGTCCGGCGTGTCGAGCGCGGCGATCCAGATCGCCCGCGAGCTCGGGGCGCAGCGGATCATCGCCACGGCCGGCAGCGAGGAGAAGCTCGCCCGGGCGCGCGAGCTCGGCGCCACCCACACGGTCAACTACCGCACCGACGACTTCGTCCGCGCCGTCAAGGAGGCGACCGAGGGCAAAGGCGTCGAGGTGGCCGTCGACCACATCGGCGGCGAGACCTTCGAGAAGACGCTCAAGGCGCTCACCTGGGCCGGCCGCGTGGTGCTCTGCGGCGCCACCGCCGCACCGAGCGCCGAGCTCAACTTGCGACTGGTCTTCTTCAAGAGCCTCTCCGTGCTCGGCTCGACAATGGGCAGTCTCGCCGAGCTCCACACGCTGCTACCCTACTTCGCCCGCGGAACGTTCCGCGCCGTGGTCGATTGCACCTTCCCACTCGCCGAGGCGGCCGACGCCCAGGAGGTCCTCGCCCGACGCGAGGCGTTCGGCAAGGTGGTGTTGACGGTCGGAGAGACCGGATGA